One Coprobacter fastidiosus genomic window, AAAAAGCTCATATTCTTGAAGGACTCATTATTGCTTGTGATCATATAGACGAAGTAATTCAAATTATACGTTCTTCAAAAAGTCCGGATGAAGCTCGCGAACGTTTAATCGAACGTTTTGGTCTTACGGATGCGCAGTCAAGAGCTATCGTGGATATGCGCTTGCGCCAATTGACAGGTTTGGAACAAGATAAACTTCGTGAAGAATATAAAGCTCTTATGGAGTTAATAGCCTATTACAATCGTATCTTGTCTGATGATTCTGTCTGTATGCAGGTTGTAAAAGATGAATTGGTAGAGATTAAAGAAAAATATGGGGATGACCGGAAAACGGAAATCATCTATGCTTCGGAAGAATTTAATGCAGAAGATTTCTATGCCGATGACGAAATGATTATTACCATTTCTCACTTAGGGTATATTAAGCGGACTCCTCTTTCGGAGTTTCGTGCTCAAAATAGGGGAGGAGTCGGAGCAAAAGGAAGTGAAACGAGGGAAGAAGACTTTATAGAATATATTTATCCGGCTTCGATGCATAACTATATGCTTTTCTTTACACAGAAAGGGAAGTGTTATTGGTTAAAAGTATATGAGATTCCGGAGGGCGCTAAGAATTCTAAAGGCCGTGCTATTCAAAATATGTTGAATATTGATGCCGATGATAAAGTTAATGCCTTTATACGGGTTAAGCAATTGCAAGATCCCGAATACAATATGTCTCATAATTTATTGTTCTGCACACGTAAAGGTGTGATCAAGAAAACGAAGCTTGAAGCATATTCTCGGCCTCGTCAAAATGGTGTGAATGCAATTACCATACGGGAAGATGATCAAGTAATCCAAGTTCGTCTAACGACAGGTGACAGCCAAATTATTATGGCGAATAAACATGGTCGTGCCATTCGTTTCCATGAAAGTACGGTTAGAGAAATGGGGCGTACAGCAACCGGGGTTCGTGGTATGACGCTTGACGAAACAGGAGATGACGAAGTAATCGGAATGATTTGTATCAAAGATCCGGAAAAAGAAACTGTAATGGTCGTTTCCGAACAAGGATATGGTAAACGCTCTGAAATAGAAGATTATCGTATTACTAACCGTGGCGGTAAAGGCGTGAAGACTTTGAATATTACAGAAAAAACCGGGAATTTGGTTGCGATCAAGAGTGTTACCGATGAAAATGACTTGGTTATTATCAATAAATCGGGGATTACTTTACGAATGAAAGTTGCTGATGTCAGGATTATGGGGCGTGCAACGCAAGGAGTTCGGCTGATTAATCTTGAAAAGCGAAATGATGAAATTGCATCTGTATGTAAAGTTTTGTCAGAAACTGAATCGGATTCTTCTAATTCAGAAAATATAGATTCGGCATCTGAAATAAATGAAGCTGAGGCTTCGGAAACAACAGAATAAATTAATTTATACTTCTAATCCTAAAACGTGAAAAAAATGAAAAAGGTTCTATTGACAGCAGGTATATGTCTATTTGCCGGAAGCGTTTTTGCTCAAATGAAGAATGTGAATGCGGCATTTAATGAAGCAAAGATGCCAAAACCTAATTTTGGCGAGGCTCGTAAGTCCATTAATGAAGCTTTAAAGAATCCGGATACTAAGGATCTTGCAAAGACTTGGTATGTGGCAGGTTTTATTGAAAATAAGAGTTTTGAAAGCGATTACAATAAGACTCTTATAAAACAAAGTGTAAATGAGAAAAATATGTATAACGCTTTGTTGGATTCTTATGAAAAATATTTGGTAGCGGCAAAGTTGGATACGATGCCGAATGAAAAAGGGAAAGTGAAATCTAAATATCTGAAAGATATCAAGAATACGATTAAGAACAATCAACCTCATTTCTGGAGTGCCGGAGCTTATTTTTATAATGAAAAAGATTATAAAAAGGCTTATAAAATGTGGGAGATATATCAAGATATTCCCAAGTTGAATTTCATGGCCAAAGAAACTCTGAATGCAACGGACAGTTCCTATATGCAGATCAGATACTATGCTGCTTTAGCAGCTTTTCAAACAAAAGATAATAAGTTGGCGATTAAAGCATTGAATGAAGCTAAAAAAGACAACTATGAAATTCAGGATATTTATTATTATTTAGTTTATGCATATAGTCAAGAAAAAGATACTGTAAACCAGTTTAATACATTGAAGGAGGCTGTCGAGGTTTTAGGTGAGAAGGCAAATGATCCTAAATATCAGTTTATGTCTCAATTGATTAACTTATGTATTTATACGGGAAAAGGTGATGATGCGATAGCTTATTTGAAAAAAGCGTTGGAAGCTGATCCTAACATTGCTGAGTATTGGAAAGTTTTGGCTGTTCTATATTATGAAAATAAGAAAGATGAAGCAAATGCAGTGCAATGTTTAGAAAAAGCAATATCTGTAAAACCAGATTATGCCGAGGCTTATGGAGAGATGGGACGTATTTATTTTAATAAGGCTGTAACGGCAAGTAATGAAGCCAGCTTGATTAAAAATGATGCAGAATATCAGAAAGTAAGGGATGAAGTTGTGCTGGTTGCATATAAAAAAGCTCTTCCATGATCATGAAAAAGCTCATTCGATGAAACCTGATGAAAACGAATATATGATTGCATTAAGAGGCATATATTATAATTTGGGTGATGAAGCTAATTTAAAGAAAATAGAAGCTGAAATGAATGCATCTGAATAAAAATAATAAGTCATTGACAAAAGAGCGGAGACAGAATGTGATCTGTCCCCGCTCTTTTATTATATAGTAACCTCCGGCATTTGTATTAGAAAAGCTTCGGGAAAATTTTTGCGTATATATTGATCTATTATTTTTAAAGAGTCTTGAACAATGACTTCATCCGTATAGGGAGAGAGGTTGTATATAACAGAATATAATTTCAAATTTCTATTTTTAATAGCTTCAAGACTTAAGAGTGTATGGTTTATGCTTCCTAATCTACCGGAAGTCACTAATATTATGGGATAATTTTGTTGGGATATGTAATCGATCGTCAGTAAATCGGGAGTAAGGGGGACCATGAGCCCTCCTGCACCTTCTAACAGAACTACATCATATCTTTCCTTTAAAATTTTACTTGACAAGGTTATTGCATCAATATCCAATTCTTTTTTGTCAATCTTTGCTGCAAGATGGGGCGATGAAGGATAACTGAAGATTACTGGTGCTGTCAATTTTGAAATATCTTCCGGAAACATATTGATTTTCATTATTTTTCTATGAAGTTCAATATCCTCTGAGTATTCTTTGTTTCCTGTTTGTACCAATTTTTGTGTGATGACTTTTACATTCTGGTTTAGCAGTTGTCCGGCAAGCCATCCGGTTGCTATTGATTTTCCGATGTTCGTATCGATACCGCTAATAAAATAAATTCCTTTCATGATTTCTGTTTTTTTGATGCAATTATATAGATCGGGTGATATGTTAACGAAACTCCGTAGTCTGATTTGAACAGCTTATTGTATTGATTCGTAAAATACAATAAATCAGATTTTGTCCATTTTTCTGAGGTGATACCATTGACGCCTGAACGTTTTAAATGCAATAGTACATCTTTAGGTGATGGAAAATAAACAGTTTTGATCTCTTCTTTCATTTTGATAATCTGAAATGAAGAAGAAATAATATGCTCTAAATCTGGTTCTGTAAAGTAAGATAAGCCGATGTCGGTAATTTGTTTTATTTCTGTGAGGTTTTTCTCTCCGAATGTCGAAATCGCTACAAGCCCTTTCTCTGAAAGAGTACGGTTCATTTTTTCTGAAAATAATGGAAGATTCTCCAGCCATTGTATAGCAGATGATCCGGCTATCAGATCGTATTTATCCGGAAAATTAATTGTTTCCATATCTCCGGAAATAAATTTTATGTCATCGGGAATATAATTGACAACTTCAGAACAAAGATCGTTTGCAGTAATAGTTGCAGAAGGGAAACTGGTACGTAATAATCGTGTGAAGAAGCCTGTTCCGCATCCGATTTCTAAAATTGAAGATATAGGATGGTCTGAATATACAGATAACAATCGGCATAATTCCGTCGCTATTTGATATTGTACAAAGGCTTCTTGTTCATATGTGGAGATAGCCTTTGTAAATGATTTTCTTATTTGTTGTTTATTAATCGACATATTTATTAAAATCTAAAAAATGGGCTTCATCTATAATTTCGTATTTTATTTTTCCCCATGCTTTTAGTTGATTCTTTGTTGGAAAAATAAAATCACGCGTTCCTATTATCGCTTTATCCCATTGGAAGGTTGATGTCATATCTTTTTTAACCATTGATTGTATAGAGATTAATTCTTGTTTTAGGCTTTCAATAGATCTGAGGGAAGAGTGCTTTATAAAAAACTGAAAATTCTCTTTACTTCCACACATTCGTTTATTAAACTTTAGTAAGCTCTGTTCGTTCAATAAATCTATTGTTTTTTGGAAAATTATCGGATCTATGCCTCTTTCTTTTTCTATCGGAAAAATCGTTCCGTTTATTGCGACACTTTTCCGAATAGGTAAGTTACAATTCTGTAAAGTATAAGATGCGGCCCATACCCCCATCGACCATCCATACACATCGATTGCTTGATAATTTTTATAATGAGATTTTTCGAAATCTATATCCGTATAATCGAAACAGATGCAAGTGTCGAAATCCTTCTTATTGATAGATAAGGTATTTTGATCCATGCCCCAACCTGTGAAGAATAAAATCAGAGACTTATTATTTTCTTGTTTTGTAAAGTATTGTTTCATGATTTTGATAAATTCCTGATACAGTATATTAATCGATTTATTTCTTCTTCTGTACAATTTGCAGTTAGAGAGAGCCGTATTCTTGCTGTTCCATCAGGGACTGTCGGAGGACGTACCGGAAGGACATAAAATCCTTGTTTTTGGAGTTCTTTTGCCGCATTATGTGCCGACTCTGAAGAACCTGTGATATAAGGTATAATATGGCTGCTACTTTGTATTTCCTGGTTTTCCGAACTGAGTTCTTTTTTTAACAAGTTTGAGATTTTTTTTATATGTTCTCGTCGGCTATTCATGCCAACGGCTTTATTCAGTGTAAAAAGAGTCCATTTGAGATTGATCGGAGGTAGTGCTGTTGTAAAAATAAGTGTCCTCATTGTATTAATAAGATATTCTCGCATTGTCCTATTGCAAATCAAGAATGCTCCGCAAGATCCCAGCGCCTTTCCGAATGTACCGATTAAAAAATCGATATGTTCGATAATATTGTGTTCTTCACAACAACCCAGTCCGTTGTTTCCCCGTACACCGATTGCATGCGCTTCGTCTATATAAAGCATAATTGCCGGATATTTTTGTTTAAATCGGACCAATGTTCGTAAATCCGATTCATCTCCGTCCATACTGAAAATGCTTTCCGTAACAATAATTATGCGGTCATGGTGCTCTCCGGCTTGTTGTATGAGGCGTTCAAGCTGTCGATAATCATTGTGCTTGAAACGAATACATTTTGCTTGACTAAGACGGATGCCGTCAATAATACTTGCGTGTACTAACTTGTCGGCAAGTATCATTGAGCGGGATGTTGTTACTGCCGGAAGGATTCCCGTATTTGCATGATAACCGCTGTTGAATACTAATGCTGACTCTGAATGAAATAATTCAGCCAAACGTTTTTCTAAAACAATATGATCTTCGTAATTACCGGTTTGTAATCGGGACGAAGATGCGGAAAACTGTAAATCGGATTCTTTTAAGTTTTCTAAAAACTCGGAATATAAATGGCGGTCTGTTGCGATACCCAAATAATCATTGGAAGTAAGATTGGTAAACTCTTTATTTCCTACAATAACACCTTTTTCACTATTGGTTATTATTTGCAACCTCCTTAGGTTTCCGGAACTTTCTATTTCTTTTAGCCTGTCCTTAAAATATTTGTCTTTCATCGTTTTATTGTTTGCTTACTACACTTAATAACGCTGATGTCAGTTGAGTTAATTGATCTGGATTGATGATGTATGGAGGCATAATATATACTAATTTACCAAAAGGTCTTACCCATACACCATGTTCGACAAACTGACATTGTATTTTGGTCATGTCTACAACCTCTTTCATTTCAATGACTCCGATAGTACCTAATATACGGACATCTGCGACTTGTGGATATTCTTTGGCAGGAGAAAGAAATTCTTTTAATTGAGCTTCAATATTTTTAACCTGCATTTCCCAGTTGTTTTCTAATAATAGGTTGACAGAAGAAAGAGATATTGCACAAGCTAAAGGATTTCCCATAAAAGTTGGTCCGTGCATAAAGACACCGGGGAATCTGGAAGAGATTACATCAGCTACGTGATTTGTCGATAATACGGCAGCCATTGTAAGATATCCGCCGGTTAAGGCTTTACCGATGCACATAATATCTGGAGAGACATTAGCGTGTTCGCAAGCAAAAAGCTTTCCTGTACGACCGAATCCGGTAGCTATCTCATCGAATATTAATAAAAGGTGATATTCCTCACAGAGTTTTTTTGCCGCTTTTAGATATTGAGGATGATAAAATTTCATTCCTCCAGCACCTTGTACTATCGGTTCTAAAATCAATGCTGCAATATTTTCATGATGAGCTTTTATACATTCTTTTAATGGCACAATACAATTTTCATCCCAATCATCGTAAAAACGACAGCTTGGTGAAGGTACGAAATATCGGTGGGGAAGTGAACTCCCGAAAATAGAGTGCATGCCTGTCACAGGATCACAAACCGACATGGCATTCCATGTATCACCGTGATATCCCGACCGAATAGTAACAAAATTTGTTTTTTTATTTTTCCCTTGAGCATACCAATATTGCACAGCCATTTTAAGAGCTACTTCTACAGCCACAGATCCTGAATCACAATAGAATATCTTCTGGAGTCCTTCAGGGACTAACGTCAATAGCTTTTTCCCCAATTCTATTGCCGGACTATGAGTTAATCCTCCGAACATGATATGGGACATTTTAGACAATTGTTCTTGTGCTGCTCGATTTAGGACTGGATGATTGTATCCGTGTACGGCAGCCCACCAAGAAGACATTCCGTCAATTAGCTTTTTCCCGTTTTTTAGTTGAATATATACCCCGTCTGCCCGCTCTACTTCATACGTAGGTATGGGATTTGATGCAGATGTATAAGGATGCCATAAATGTTCTCTGTCAAAATTATTCGTTTTCATATTCATTGTCAATAGAATATCCGCAATTGGTAAATAGTTTTTTATCTTCGGCTACTTTAGAACCCACAGTCGTCAACATATCTCCGACGATAGAAGAATTGATACCGATCATTAGCGCTTTTTTCAGTGTATCTTGAGACAACTGCGCCCTTCCTCCGGCTAAACGTAAATATGCGTCGGGATTAATAAAGCGAAAGAGAGCGATAGTCGTGAGTATCTCGTCTGGAGATAATGGTGCGGTTTGTTCTAATGGTGTACCGGGTATGGGCTGTAATATATTGATAGGTATTGAATGTATGTTCAGTTGTTTCAAAGTAAAAGCCAATTCTATCCTTTGTTCTGCTGTTTCTCCCATGCCTATTATTCCCCCGGAACAAACTTCCATTCCAATTTCTTGTGCAGTACGAATTGTTTTTATTTTTTCTTCTTGAGTATGGGTAGAACACAAAGCCGGAAAATAGGAGGGAGCAGTCTCTAAGTTGCAGTGATACCGTTTTACCCCAGCGGCCAAGAGTAATGATAATTCTTGTTTATCCAAAAGGCCTAATGATGCGCAAAAACGAGTATTTGTATTAATGCTTGATATATGTTTGTATAAGTCGCATACCCGAGTTAATAGTTCTCCTTGAACTTTACGTCCGCTTGTGACTAATCCTAAATGATGTATTTTCTGTTGGAATACCTGAGAAGCTTGTTTCTTACACTCTTCTCGATCAATAAGGGAATATGTATTGATCTGGGTTTTGTAATGCCCGGATTGTGCACACCATTTACAATCTTCCGGACATTTTCCGGAGCGAGCGTTTATAATGGAACACATATCGAATTTGTTCTTACAAAAATGTTTTGTAATTTCT contains:
- the gyrA gene encoding DNA gyrase subunit A — translated: MIDQEDRILKINIENEMKKSYIDYSMSVIVARALPDVRDGFKPVHRRVLFGMNELGNTSNKPYKKSARIVGEVLGKYHPHGDSSVYFAMVRMAQEWSLRYPLVDGQGNFGSVDGDSPAAMRYTEARLSRLAEEMLRDIDKETVDFQNNFDDTLKEPQVLPTRIPNLLINGASGIAVGMATNMPPHNLTEAINATIALIDNREMEIADLMHYIKAPDFPTGGYIYGYSGVKEAFETGRGRIVIRAKAEIETEGNKEKIVVTEIPYLVNKAELIKNIADLVEEKRLDGISNINDESDRAGMRIVIDIKKDANSSVVLNKLYKLTALQSSFSVNNIALVNGRPQVLNLKQLIEAFIDHRHEVVVRRTQFELREAEKKAHILEGLIIACDHIDEVIQIIRSSKSPDEARERLIERFGLTDAQSRAIVDMRLRQLTGLEQDKLREEYKALMELIAYYNRILSDDSVCMQVVKDELVEIKEKYGDDRKTEIIYASEEFNAEDFYADDEMIITISHLGYIKRTPLSEFRAQNRGGVGAKGSETREEDFIEYIYPASMHNYMLFFTQKGKCYWLKVYEIPEGAKNSKGRAIQNMLNIDADDKVNAFIRVKQLQDPEYNMSHNLLFCTRKGVIKKTKLEAYSRPRQNGVNAITIREDDQVIQVRLTTGDSQIIMANKHGRAIRFHESTVREMGRTATGVRGMTLDETGDDEVIGMICIKDPEKETVMVVSEQGYGKRSEIEDYRITNRGGKGVKTLNITEKTGNLVAIKSVTDENDLVIINKSGITLRMKVADVRIMGRATQGVRLINLEKRNDEIASVCKVLSETESDSSNSENIDSASEINEAEASETTE
- a CDS encoding tetratricopeptide repeat protein, which gives rise to MKKVLLTAGICLFAGSVFAQMKNVNAAFNEAKMPKPNFGEARKSINEALKNPDTKDLAKTWYVAGFIENKSFESDYNKTLIKQSVNEKNMYNALLDSYEKYLVAAKLDTMPNEKGKVKSKYLKDIKNTIKNNQPHFWSAGAYFYNEKDYKKAYKMWEIYQDIPKLNFMAKETLNATDSSYMQIRYYAALAAFQTKDNKLAIKALNEAKKDNYEIQDIYYYLVYAYSQEKDTVNQFNTLKEAVEVLGEKANDPKYQFMSQLINLCIYTGKGDDAIAYLKKALEADPNIAEYWKVLAVLYYENKKDEANAVQCLEKAISVKPDYAEAYGEMGRIYFNKAVTASNEASLIKNDAEYQKVRDEVVLVAYKKALP
- the bioD gene encoding dethiobiotin synthase — protein: MMKGIYFISGIDTNIGKSIATGWLAGQLLNQNVKVITQKLVQTGNKEYSEDIELHRKIMKINMFPEDISKLTAPVIFSYPSSPHLAAKIDKKELDIDAITLSSKILKERYDVVLLEGAGGLMVPLTPDLLTIDYISQQNYPIILVTSGRLGSINHTLLSLEAIKNRNLKLYSVIYNLSPYTDEVIVQDSLKIIDQYIRKNFPEAFLIQMPEVTI
- the bioC gene encoding malonyl-ACP O-methyltransferase BioC — encoded protein: MSINKQQIRKSFTKAISTYEQEAFVQYQIATELCRLLSVYSDHPISSILEIGCGTGFFTRLLRTSFPSATITANDLCSEVVNYIPDDIKFISGDMETINFPDKYDLIAGSSAIQWLENLPLFSEKMNRTLSEKGLVAISTFGEKNLTEIKQITDIGLSYFTEPDLEHIISSSFQIIKMKEEIKTVYFPSPKDVLLHLKRSGVNGITSEKWTKSDLLYFTNQYNKLFKSDYGVSLTYHPIYIIASKKQKS
- a CDS encoding pimeloyl-ACP methyl esterase BioG family protein, translated to MKQYFTKQENNKSLILFFTGWGMDQNTLSINKKDFDTCICFDYTDIDFEKSHYKNYQAIDVYGWSMGVWAASYTLQNCNLPIRKSVAINGTIFPIEKERGIDPIIFQKTIDLLNEQSLLKFNKRMCGSKENFQFFIKHSSLRSIESLKQELISIQSMVKKDMTSTFQWDKAIIGTRDFIFPTKNQLKAWGKIKYEIIDEAHFLDFNKYVD
- a CDS encoding 8-amino-7-oxononanoate synthase encodes the protein MKDKYFKDRLKEIESSGNLRRLQIITNSEKGVIVGNKEFTNLTSNDYLGIATDRHLYSEFLENLKESDLQFSASSSRLQTGNYEDHIVLEKRLAELFHSESALVFNSGYHANTGILPAVTTSRSMILADKLVHASIIDGIRLSQAKCIRFKHNDYRQLERLIQQAGEHHDRIIIVTESIFSMDGDESDLRTLVRFKQKYPAIMLYIDEAHAIGVRGNNGLGCCEEHNIIEHIDFLIGTFGKALGSCGAFLICNRTMREYLINTMRTLIFTTALPPINLKWTLFTLNKAVGMNSRREHIKKISNLLKKELSSENQEIQSSSHIIPYITGSSESAHNAAKELQKQGFYVLPVRPPTVPDGTARIRLSLTANCTEEEINRLIYCIRNLSKS